The Bacillus vallismortis genome window below encodes:
- a CDS encoding PTS fructose transporter subunit IIABC, with protein MKITELLTKHTIKLNIESKEKENVIDEMVTVLDKAGKLNDRQAYKEAILNRESQSSTGIGEGIAIPHAKTASVINPAIAFGRSKDGVDYESLDGQPAHLVFMIAATEGANNTHLEALSRLSTLLMREEIRKQLLEAESEDAIIDIINQHDKDDDEEEEEEAAPAPAGKGKILAVTACPTGIAHTFMAADALKEKAKELGVEIKVETNGSSGIKHKLTAQEIEDAPAIIVAADKQVEMERFKGKRVLQVPVTAGIRRPQELIEKAKNQDAPVYQGSGGGSSASNDEDEARGKSGGSIGSMFYKHLMSGVSNMLPFVVGGGILVAISFFWGINSSNPDDPTYNTFAAALKFIGGDNALGLIVAVLAGFIAMSIADRPGFAPGMIGGFMATQANAGFLGGLIAGFLAGYIVVLLKKAFVFIPQSLDGLKPVLIYPLFGIFLTGIIMRFVVNTPVAAFMDFLTNWLESLGTGNLVLMGIILGGMMAIDMGGPLNKAAFTFGIAMIDAGNYAPHAAIMAGGMVPPLGIALATTIFRNKFTQRDREAGITCYFMGAAFVTEGAIPFAAADPLRVIPAAVAGAAVAGGLTEFFRVTLPAPHGGVFVAFITNHPLLYLLSIVIGAVVMAIILGILKKPVTEK; from the coding sequence GTGAAAATAACTGAGCTTTTAACAAAGCATACAATAAAGCTTAATATTGAGAGCAAAGAAAAAGAAAATGTTATTGACGAAATGGTCACTGTTCTTGATAAAGCTGGAAAATTAAATGACCGACAAGCCTACAAAGAAGCCATTTTAAATCGCGAGAGCCAAAGCTCGACGGGAATTGGTGAAGGAATCGCTATCCCGCATGCGAAAACAGCAAGCGTTATCAACCCGGCGATCGCGTTCGGGCGTTCAAAAGACGGTGTCGATTATGAATCATTAGACGGCCAGCCGGCTCACTTGGTGTTCATGATAGCGGCGACTGAAGGCGCAAACAACACTCACCTTGAAGCATTGTCAAGACTTTCAACACTGTTAATGCGTGAAGAAATTCGCAAGCAGCTCCTTGAAGCTGAGTCAGAAGATGCTATTATCGACATTATTAATCAGCACGATAAAGATGATGACGAAGAGGAAGAAGAAGAAGCGGCACCTGCACCTGCCGGAAAAGGAAAAATCCTAGCGGTTACTGCATGTCCGACAGGTATTGCACACACATTCATGGCTGCGGATGCCCTTAAAGAAAAAGCGAAAGAGCTTGGTGTGGAAATTAAGGTCGAAACAAATGGTTCAAGCGGTATTAAGCACAAGCTGACTGCCCAAGAAATTGAAGATGCACCTGCCATCATTGTCGCAGCGGACAAGCAGGTTGAAATGGAACGATTTAAAGGTAAGCGCGTGCTTCAAGTACCTGTTACAGCTGGTATCAGACGCCCGCAAGAGCTTATCGAAAAAGCGAAAAATCAAGACGCGCCGGTTTACCAAGGCAGCGGCGGCGGTTCTTCAGCTTCAAACGATGAAGATGAAGCGAGAGGCAAGTCTGGCGGCAGCATCGGAAGCATGTTTTATAAGCATCTGATGAGCGGTGTCAGCAACATGCTTCCGTTCGTAGTCGGCGGTGGTATCCTCGTTGCGATTTCATTCTTCTGGGGGATTAATTCTTCCAATCCGGATGATCCTACTTACAACACGTTCGCTGCCGCTCTTAAGTTTATCGGCGGTGACAATGCATTAGGATTAATTGTGGCTGTTCTTGCCGGTTTCATTGCAATGAGTATTGCAGACCGTCCTGGTTTTGCGCCTGGTATGATCGGCGGATTTATGGCAACTCAAGCAAATGCTGGATTCTTAGGCGGATTAATTGCCGGATTCCTGGCTGGTTATATCGTTGTTCTTTTGAAAAAAGCATTCGTCTTTATTCCTCAGTCACTTGACGGACTGAAACCAGTGTTAATCTATCCGCTGTTTGGTATTTTCTTAACTGGTATTATCATGCGTTTCGTTGTGAATACACCGGTAGCGGCATTTATGGATTTCTTAACAAATTGGCTTGAAAGCCTTGGGACTGGCAACCTTGTATTAATGGGTATTATTTTGGGCGGTATGATGGCGATCGATATGGGCGGTCCGCTTAATAAAGCAGCCTTTACGTTCGGTATCGCGATGATCGATGCAGGCAATTATGCGCCTCACGCAGCGATCATGGCCGGCGGTATGGTTCCTCCGCTTGGTATCGCACTTGCAACAACCATTTTCAGAAACAAATTCACTCAGCGTGACCGTGAAGCTGGTATTACATGCTACTTCATGGGGGCTGCTTTCGTAACAGAGGGAGCGATCCCGTTTGCTGCGGCTGATCCGCTTCGCGTGATTCCAGCTGCTGTCGCTGGTGCAGCTGTTGCCGGAGGATTAACTGAATTCTTCCGTGTAACGCTTCCGGCACCTCACGGAGGAGTATTCGTAGCCTTCATTACAAACCATCCGCTGCTTTACCTATTAAGTATCGTGATCGGTGCTGTCGTGATGGCAATTATCCTCGGTATTCTTAAAAAACCTGTTACAGAGAAATAA
- the sipT gene encoding signal peptidase I sipT, giving the protein MTEEKNTKTEKTAKKKTNTYLEWGKAIVIAVLLALLIRHFLFEPYLVEGSSMDPTLHDGERLFVNKTVNYIGELERGDIVIINGETSKIHYVKRLIGKPGETVQMKDDTLYINGKKAAEPYLSKNKKEAEKLGVSLTGDFGPVKVPKGKYFVMGDNRLNSMDSRNGLGLIAEDRIVGTSKFVFFPFNEMRQTK; this is encoded by the coding sequence TTGACCGAGGAAAAAAACACGAAAACTGAAAAAACGGCGAAGAAAAAAACCAATACGTATTTGGAATGGGGAAAAGCGATTGTCATCGCTGTCCTGCTGGCTCTCTTGATCCGTCACTTTTTGTTTGAACCTTATTTAGTCGAAGGTTCATCTATGGATCCCACATTACATGACGGCGAAAGGCTGTTTGTGAATAAAACAGTCAACTATATCGGCGAGCTGGAGCGCGGAGATATCGTTATTATCAACGGTGAGACGTCGAAAATCCATTACGTAAAAAGATTGATCGGAAAGCCTGGAGAAACCGTTCAAATGAAGGATGACACGCTTTATATAAACGGAAAAAAAGCAGCTGAGCCTTACTTGTCTAAAAACAAAAAAGAAGCAGAAAAACTTGGTGTGAGTCTGACTGGCGATTTTGGACCGGTTAAGGTTCCCAAAGGCAAATATTTTGTCATGGGAGATAACCGGCTGAATTCAATGGACAGCCGAAACGGGCTCGGACTGATTGCCGAAGACCGGATTGTCGGCACATCGAAGTTTGTCTTTTTCCCGTTTAACGAAATGCGTCAAACAAAATAA